The region TTAttagctgtgggcgaggtgaaaatgagttagaaTGAGACTTAACAAGGCGACTGAAGCTAGTACAGCGActcaggtgggggagagaggggatacaagggttacttgaagttcgagaaatcaatatactGTTGGGGtggaaactgcccaagcaaaatatgagatgttcttccaatttgcttttggcttcattgacaatggaggaggcccagaacagagtggtcagtgtgggagtaggaaggggaattaaataAAGTCTTTGGCATCCAGGAGATTgggtaggccaaggcagactgggcaaaagtgttcagcgaaacgatcgcccagtctacatttggtcttgaTGGTGTATAAGAATCGACACCTTGAACAGTGGATATGgtagaagaggttggaggaggtgcaagtgaacctgcctaacctgaaaggactcgggatccctggacagagttgagggaggaggtatagggacaggtgttgcatctcctgtgcttTCAGGGGAAGGAacctggggtggtttgggtgggatgggatgagttaagcagggagttgtggagggaatgttctCTGCAGTTAATCATGGAAGAGCACTATCCAGAGTTGATATCTATTGTAATTGGGGTTTGGCCTGATGCTATGAGACTATGGATCCTGGAGGAAACATGGATATTCAGAATCACTTCCTCTGACCCAAATCCTACTGTAGTTGGTCTTTTCTGGCAGTGGCCATGGTGAACTTGTGGATTATGATGGAGTCTGGCAAACTGAACTTCTGTGAGTATAAATGTGTTTTACTTGTTTGTGGGTTTGATTTGTGTAGATGTTATGTTGGCTCAATAATTCTATTAATTTATTCTGGGACAGTTGATCATGGTGGGTTGCTGTACCAAATTGTTAAATTATTCCAGGTAATTTTTATCGTCTGATATTGTATGAGACTTGTGATGGAATTGATGACTTGCCTAGAGTTAATGTCTTCATTCACCTGCAGCAACAAAACTCCCCTTAATCCATCAACAGAGCACACTTTAGGAATTTGTCATTTTGATTTCATAATAAACTAATCTTTCTTACAGATTCCAAAACAGTGATGGAGAAGTTAAATATCTACATGATGCAGAGGAGCTGATCCGTCCTGAAAGGAATACGCTTGCAGTAAGCTTTGTAGATCTGGAGCTATATAACCAGCAGCTGGCCACAACCATTCAGGAGGAATTTTACAGGTGAGCCTAGTTAATCCATACTTAAATGTGTATATGTTATAGATACTGTTTCTCACATTGCATTTTGTTCAGTACTGTAAATTGTTTAGAAATTATGTTAACTCGCTTGCTTCATAGAAGTATGAAGCTCCAGTTGACCAGTTGCGTTTGTGGGTTAAGTCATGGAAGACTGAATTTCAATTTTCAAAATGACTTTTAAGGTTTATTCAAAACAAACATATCTCTAACACTAATAACAACAGCACAGGCTTTGTTATCAATCTCTTGTTTTCTTTTTCAGAGTTTACCCACATTTATGCCGTGCTGTTCGAAATTTTGCTAGAGACCATGGAAACATTCCACAAAACAAAGAGTTTTACGTGGCAATTCAGGATTTGCCAGCCAGACACAAGTAAGAAATAAATGGAATTGTAAGATTAAACAACGTTTAAGATGGCGTTTGTATTTCTTTTTTAAAACTGATCTGAAAGTGGCCCGTTGAAATGTTTTACTAATCTTGCCTTTAGTGACTATAATTCCGTTTGAATTGTAAATTAGAAGAAGCGTGAGCAGAGATTTGATGATTGACACCTCATGGATTTGAATTTAAAGACTGCTCAGTATCACAAGATCAGTACAGTTTATAAAGTATGAATCATGTCCACTTTCTAATAAGAAATCCAAGTGCACCAAAGTGCTGCTTAGTTTCACCAATAATGTTTCTGCTTATTACTATTTTAATAATCACTTCTGACTGCGTCTTCAAACTTGTGTGTTCCTGTACTCTGTTCAAATTCATACAGTCCACTTATTTATTATAGAACACGAGCCCAAgaacaggcctctcagcccacaatgcctatgccaaacatgatgccaaaaccatcacTTACCTACCTGCACAAACCCCATAATCactttattccctgcatatccatatgcctacccaaaagtcctttaaatgccactaatgtatttgCTTCAACCATCATCcctagcaatgcattccaggtactCGCCATCCTCTGTTTAAAATAACTTGCTCCacccatctcttttaaactttgtccctctcatctttcaGCTGTTCCTCCTAGTAAAGAGATTTccttggggaaaagattctgaccacCCTATTATCTATGCCTCTTGTGGCATATTTGCAGGTCTTGTACTTgtattgtatacttctatcaggtcgtcCTGCAACCTCTGGTatcctagagaaaacaatccaagtttttatGAGATTATACTACTGCGTAATCTCATAAAGATTAATTCAACCTCGTTGGTATATTCATGGGATTAATATCCAAAAGTAAGGAAATTCTGACAGTTCTGCACTACTTACATTTCAAGGGTGTCGAATTATCTGTTTTACTGTAATCAAATGTAATCCTAGTTCATGGGGAGCAAATCAACTGAATTCGTTTTTAGAGGTCATCATATTGCATTGTAGATATTTGTTTAGAAAATTAATGAAATGCTTAAACGTCTAACTGTTCTGGTGTTTAGAATACGAGAATTGACATCAGCCAGGATTGGAACCCTGCTGCGCATCAGTGGCCAAGTTGTCCGGACCCATCCGGTTCACCCAGAATTGGTCAGTGGAACGTTCATGTGCCTCGATTGTCAGACAGTGATTAAGGATGTCGAGCAACAGTTCAAATACACACAGCCTAATATCTGCAGAAATCCAGTGTGTGCCAACAGGAGGAGATTTATGTTGGATACTAATAAGTCACGATTTGTTGATTTTCAAAAGGTGAGATTATGCTGGAATTAATATTTTTCCATCTGTTATGTAATGCCTGGGACTTGATCTCTGAAAGGAATTCTGACTGCTAAAACAGGAGTGAAAAAATGAAATTGTGTTGGATATTTAAAACAATTTTAACAATATAAGTTTGGGCAAGAACGTGATGGTTTGAAAGTTGTTTGTGGAGAGCATAGTGGCTGAGGACTAGGTGAATGTTTACAGTGTAGAACCCAACTATTCTTTACTACTTCACTAATACAATCTTTCACTGCTCTTTCCTCTTAGCTTATCAAATGTCTATTGATGCTGCACCCATCAGTTCAATTCCATGGGATTCAGTTTTTAGGACAGAGCTTTAGGTGACAAATATTTTGATTATATGTGTTTTTGGATACCTTGTACCACATCAAGCATTTTGCCATCATTGGTCCCTTAATTCACCAAAAGTCTACTAAGTTAGTCACAATGTGCCTTTGGAGAAAGCCAAATCTAACTGACTTCTATTTGTGTACTTAATCATTCTAAATTGGAGCGCGGTGGAAGTGAGACTAGCTGCAATATTTTTATGAGAAAGGGCTCCGCAAGTCAAATAGCTGCTGTAATTTTCAAATTCTTTGATTTTTATTCATTCCTCATTGCGCTGTCACATACTGAAGCAATGCTTAGTATAGagacacagggtggaaacaggcccgttggcccagcgaaaccgcaccgaccagcacacgtgggacaattcacagaagccaattaccctacaaacctacacgtcttaaATTTGCTAGTCAGGATGCTTTTGGCAAACGCTCTCTACTTTGCTATTGCTTTCAGGGTTGTGTTACGGTACATGTTATGAAGAGGAAAATTTCCTTCAGCATTTATTATATCTACACGGATAAAATCTGTCAAATTTTAAACTGGCTTGCTTTAATAAAAGTTGCAAAGATGACAAGTAAAGATCAGGACCATCCTTTACAGCAACTTGCAATAGCAAAAGAGGAAAAGGGCAagttaggcggcacggtagcgcagtggtagagttgctgctttacagcgaatgcagcgccggagactcaggttcgatcctgactacgggtgctgtactgtaaggagtttgtacgtcctccccgtgacctgcgtgggttttctccgagatcttcggtttcctcccacactccaaagacgtacaggtatgtaggttaattgactgggtaaatgtaaaaaattgtccctagtgggtgtaggatagtgttaatgtgcggggattgctgggcggcgcggacttggtgggccgaaaaggcctgtttccgcgctgtatatatatgatatgatatgatattcttgTCACTAATTTACTAATTGGTAATTTAAGCTTTATTCTGCTAAAGATGGAGAAACCAGTTCCTGGTATATTTGAACTCAAAACTTTCGTTTCTTTCATATTGACAGCTTTGTTTTATGACAGAAATGAAACACTAAATATATCCATGTTTATCTTTGTTAGTTAATATGTCTACTTTAAGTATTTGCATGGTCAGAAGCCTTCGATATTGTTTACGTAATGTTTAAATATTCTCGTTTTCTACATTATAATCTACTGGTCAAAATATATTTGATTCTTTACATGTTTATATTGCAAATAACAGATATTCTTAGAACTGCCTTTATTACTAAAATAATTAAACAGAGTAATTTATTACCTGGTAATGTTTTGGTGTGTCTCAAGAGTATTAATAGTTCAGTTTCAGCACCAGTCTTTTATTCTACACGATTGCAATTaaagtttttattttgttttttaagcaTTTGGGATAAGTATAAATGATTATTTAGAAATTTAAGGTTAGCACAAATATGTGAAAGATCATTTGTGGAGCAGTATAATTTATGGAACAAAATTGTCGATTTAATAGATGTACTGAATTTTTTTAACATTGAGCAAAATTTTTAACAAATTTCAAACTAGACAATACAAATTTTGTGGATAATTGTTGCTACAATACATAACTAATTAATCTTTCTGTAAATGCTGTGATATAATGATAAAGTAAAACGGTTGTTTGCTTGTTTATCGTATTTTAAATTTGTCGTGCCTTTGTAGGTTCGTATTCAAGAAACGCAGGCTGAATTACCCCGTGGTAGCATACCACGTAGTGTGGAGGTTATCTTGCGTGCAGAGGCCGTGGAATCTGCACAAGCTGGTGACAGATGTGACTTCACAGGGATGCTTATTGTGGTTCCTGATGTATCTCAGCTGGTTACACCAGGTATTCAATAAATTGGAAACCGATTAAGACTAAACGCCTTGTACCAGTCTTTCAATACCTTAATTGGATTTGTTGATTCATGAAATGTAGTAGAATTTGATGAGTAAATTCtattaaaaagaaaatatttgttTGGAACCAAGTCCTGGAATGACAAGGACTTGGGGATCCAGGATGTTCTAAGTGACAGGTGCTACTGCAAATGCTTTTGACGTGGAATCAGCCCCAATTTGCTTGTTTGCCCAAGTATTTTTCCAGGATAGCATTATATGGCAAATTGCTGCCCCGATCCAAGCTCAGATTAGACTTTGTTGGATCACAGAATGTTCCTTCTCTGCTGTTCATTTCAGTGGGGATTCAGAGTttatggaaagctttgttttgtaattTTGCTATAGTTTATTTAATTATAGTTTTCAATAAATGTATTTCCACAATATTTGTAATTGTCAATTTTACTTTTTAAATATCTGAATATCAACGATAGTTTAAACCCGAATAGCTTCACTGCTCTTGCGTCTTGTGGCATTAATATAACAATGAGGTTCAGTATAATTTGATCCAAAATTGTACTGAAGGGAGAAAAAACGGTTAAGGGCTGAACTACATGTTGCTGGTCAGATAGGTGGATGTTTAGGAATGCTGTCCCTCTGTCAAGGACATCCCAGCacttaatcctctgacattttcgcctcCTCCAAGGGGATCCCACCACTATCTGTCCAGGGCCCCCACCacaaggcccaatgcaaattggaagaaccgcacctcacatttcgcttgagtACTTTACAACCCTACggcatgaatgttgaattctccaattttaggtaattttcacaaacaaacccctcccttcctcttctttcctcctcttcccccccccccccccccccttacatttcctcatatttcgcttgggtagcttaaaacccagtggtatgaatattgatttctctctcttcaagtaacccttgctttccctctttctctgttcctcccccaccctaattctcTGACTAATTCtactgtcctgattaaatattactgattgtatgccgtgttgtcaccttccccatggctaacaatgaaccattctgcatttccttatCGTCTGCtaagatctgttgttttcacacaatgcccttccatatctcttgactccctctcccttgactctgtctgtagaaggacctcgacccaaaacgtcacctattccttctccccagagatgctgcctgtcccgctgagttgctccagcattttgggtctacgatgtaaaccagcatctgcagttttgaacTTTAACTCTTGGTAATAAATTTGTAGTTGTTACATTTTTTCCTGCTTTCATGGTGTAGATTTAATTACCTTAAATTATAATTTGtgccaaaaatatatttttggaagATAACAATATGGTAATGACAATGCACTTTTGTAAGTTTTAGAAGCTTCATCTTTATGATTTAGTTTTCatgaacatttatttttttatGTTGCTTTGCTGTACTTTACATGGTAGTTTCTTTCATCTGTGGTAACATTTATTGGTAATAAATGTGAAGTTCAGTCACCAATCTCCATGAATGCTTATAGGCAGCTGAATGAAAATTATGCATCACAGTAGTAGTCTGAGAGAATTATTGTGCAAGGATGTATTTTTTCAGTCCCCTAACAGTCTCCTGTTTCTTTAGGTGTCCGTGCTGAAACAGGCTCCCGAGTCGGCGGTGCTGATGGGTATGAAACTGAAGGAGTTAGAGGTCTTCGTGCTTTAGGTGTACGTGACCTGTCCTACAAACTGGCTTTCCTGGCATGTTATGTGGCACAAACAAATCCACGGGTATGTATACTTGTTTAAATGAAATGGTTCAAACTATTTGTAAACACAGGACAGTCCTAATTATCATTGTACTTAATCATATTATATCAAAGTTTTGCTGTCCTTTACACTATTGACTCTGGTATATTTCTGCATAGTGGGCaaggtattgggggggggggggggttatatcTTCATAACATTTCGGGATTTCAGAATTCTAATGGCAAATGGAGGTGTTAATTTCAATTGCCTAAGTTGAGGTATGAAGTTGATGTTGTTTcttagttctatgtttagtttaaggTTGTGGTCAGACCCTGAACTCTTAACTGCCTTTGTCAAAATTAATGCTTCAAAGTTAGTTTGTGCTTTTTGGGGTTATGTTGACGAAATGCAATGAAGGAAAATTAAATAAATAGTTTCAAGAATGAATTTGCTACTTGCACACAAAGtgactttgtatttttttggagGGGATCAAGTTAAATTGGGTTAGTTAATCGCGGCTCGGTTTTAGTTAACTGAATATAACAGATGAACTTGGTCTTTATTGGCCATGTTTAGTCTTGTGCTATTCTATTAATTGTCTCCCGAGATTGAGGCTTGCTTGACataaaaacctttttttttttttaagtttggCGGTAAAGAATTGAGAGAAGAAGAACAGACTGCAGAAAGTATTAAAAATCAGATGACTGTTCAAGAATGGGAGAAGGTGTTTGAAATGAGCCAGGATAAGAACTTGTATCACAATCTCTGTTCAAGCCTCTTCCCCACCATTTTTGGTAAGAAGCaacattttgaacattttttttaaagttataaatatacactaaacttaaactaaattaagcatatCATGGGTCAGTAATGATCAGGTGAATTTCAAAAAGTGCCACAAGTAGCATTCTTTGAGAAAGATAATGGCTTAATATtgatttagaaacagaaaataggtgcaggagtaggccattcggcccttcgagcctgcaccgccatgcaatatgatcatggctgatcatccaactcagtatcccgtacctgccttctctccatacccccagatccctttagccacaagggccacatctaactccctcttaaatatagccaatgaactggcctcaactaccttctgtggcagagaattccacagattcaccactctgtgtgaaaaaaaactttctcatctcggtcctaaaagacttcccccttatccttaaactgtgaccccttgttctggacttccccaacatcgggaacaatcttcctgcatctagcctgtccaaccccttaagaattttgtaagtttccataagatcccccctcaatcttctaaattccagcaagtacaagccgactCTATCCAgtctcttcatatgaaagtcctgccatcccaggaatctggtgaaccttctctgtactccctctatggcaagaatgtctttcctcagattaggagaccaaaactgtacgcaatactccaggtgtggtctcaccaatgccctgtacaactgcagcagaacctccctgctcctatactcaaatcccctcgctatgaatgccaacataccattcgctttcttcactgcctgctgcacctgcatgcctactttcaatgacaggGTGCAAATCTATTTTTGGTTGTAACTAATCTCTCTGAACTGCTGAATTGTTTAATTTTAGTCTACCCCTTATTTTATAGTGCAATTTTTAAAATACACTTTTTTTGCCCTTTATAGGTAATGATGAAGTGAAACGTGGCGTTTTGCTGATGCTCTTCGGTGGAGTTCCAAAGACTACCCTGGAGCGCACTTCTTTGCGCGGTGATATTAATGTTTGCATTGTTGGTGATCCAAGCACAGCCAAGAGCCAATTCCTTAAGTGAGTTGTGCTGAAGAGTTAAGATTTTTGGTGACTGAAgtataattaaaatattttcaacTGTGACCCAGTTGCGACTAGGAAACAAACAATAGTGCGAGCACCAATTGTGTAGGGTCTTCTACAACTAAGTTCAAGTAATTTGATTAAATAAGGAAGGGGTATGAAGAGTGAAACAATCCAGTTGGTTTGCAATTCCATTTTAATGGAAGAAATGTCATTGTGCTGCACAGAAAGTTACTATAACATCTTTTCAGTTTTGTTTTGGTAGTATTCTGTTCATTTTATCTACAGCCAGTGTAAATTGGCATCAGAGATTTAAATGAAATTTTATCCAAAGATCTCTTAACCAGGTGCAACAATGTAACCATGGGGATATGAAGAATTAGTATTTGTGTATCAAATCTTGCTAAGTAAGAATGGTatataatttttgttttaattgagaATTAAAAAATACTTGCATTGGCTGGCGCAGCAGTCGAgcgtctgcctcacagcgccagagacctgggttcagtcctggcctttggtgctgtctgtgtggagtttgcactttctccctgtgactatggattttgtcctggtgctctggtgtcctccccattccaaacttgcagatttgtaggttaattggctctgtaaattgccctctatCATGTAGGATGTGtatcctaaactaaattaaaatttaacTAGTCTGTTTTTTCTTGATAAACTAGGCATGTGGAAGAATTCAGCCCTCGGGCTGTGTACACAAGTGGCAAGGCGAGCACTGCTGCAGGTCTGACAGCTGCGGTTGTGAGAGATGAAGAATCCCATGAATTTGTCATAGAAGCTGGAGCATTGATGCTTGCTGATAATGTATGGGCATTATTCTTATTTTTATTTGGTGTATATTCCAGCAGTAATATTTAAATGTTTCAGTATCCTGATGGATTTTTGAATTTGAGTTCAAAAATGTTTGCAGTCTTGGTGTGTATTTAAGTCTCTGAACCTGATGTGTGTTCTCAAGCATCCATATATGGTGATGAGGAACTACAGAAATGGATCACAACTCGAtacatcgcctattcatgttctccaaagatgctgcccgacccactgagttacactgcactttgtgtcttttattcgtATGATTATCTGGAGTATAATGCTGCAGTACTGGACATCTGACATTAGATATCATTTGTTTGGTGGATGCCATGGATCTTTGCAAGTCTTGGTACTATTTAAGCTTGCTCTGAGTCATGAATATGACATTCTTTTTCTTGATACAATGCTTATTCAAAATTACAACAAATTGTAATCTTCATCAGGGAAACCATTTATTTCAACCATCTATTTCTTTTTGTTAGGGTGTTTGCTGCATTGATGAGTTTGATAAAATGGATACAAGAGATCAAGTGTCTATCCACGAAGCCATGGAACAGCAGACCATTTCCATCACAAAAGCTGGAGTCAAAGTAAGTTGTGTATTTGATACTGAACTACCATTCACTGTCAACTGAAATCCTCAAAAATATCTTGTCAATGGGTTTCCATTGCTTCGTGATACATTTAAAGCATAAGAAATTTCTAACTCTAGTTTCAGTAATTTTTTTCAGTTCCTGTTAAAAATTGATGAATGCTTTTATCTAAGGCAAATACTTTCTTGAAGTACTTTCTAATTGAACCTTTGCTTTATATTTGGGAAAAGATTATGAAACAATCTAGATTAACTAAATTAAGGACCAAGGGTGTCCAACATTAAATGCGGGGAAAACTATTGGTGTCAATTTTCATTTTATCGGGAAAGTGAACTGAACAAGGGATTCAAGATTACAGAATGTAATTGTTTAAAAAGGTGTCAACATTTCATTGCAGAAGATTCTATTTTAGTCCTCTTTGCTGGAATATATTCTGTATTTTCAACTGGTAGAAAGCTGCATTTTAAATATGGAAATAGGAAATCTATGAAGGAGACAGTTACGCAGCATGAAGTCTGTGCATATTATTCACCTTTTAATTGAAGTGGTGGCATTCCTGATCATGTAAAAGATAATATACCATTATATTTCTTGTTATAGGCAACCTTGAATGCCAGGACTTCTATTTTGGCTGCCGCAAACCCAGTGGGTGGACGGTATGATCGTTCAAAATCTCTCAAACAAAACGTGAACCTCACAGCCCCAATCATGTCTCGATTTGATTTGTTCTTCATTCTAGTGGATGAATGTAACGAGGTAAGAATAAATATTAACTCCATTTTTATTCTCCATTTTCTTAAAGTTTTCAATTAAGAAATTTGCCTGATTAAAATTTTTACTAATTAGGTAACGGATTACGCCATTGCCAGGCGCATAGTGGACCTTCATTCTCGAATACAGGATTCTGTTGATCGAATCTACTCTTTAGATGATATCAGGAGGTACCTGTTGTTTGCAAGGCAGTTCAGGCCTAAGGTCAGTTACTGAATATACTTTGCCCAAATCTCTCAGCCCCAATACCGCTTCATAAAGTCCGGTGTTATAGGAGTCTACTGAGCGTTAATATGTTTTCTCTGTACTGGTATATACTTTTAGATAAGGAGATCAAAGCTGTGTACTTGAGGTGTGATTTTTTATCAAGGTCCTGTATCACTGCAGATCTCAAAGGAATCAGAAGACTTCATAGTGGAACAGTACAGACGACTCCGTCAGAGAGATGGATCTGGGGTAACTAAATCGGCATGGAGAATCACAGTGCGTCAGCTGGAGAGTATGATTCGACTTTCTGAGTCCATGGCTAGAATGCATTGCTGTGATGAGGTGATTATGGTGTCAAATAAAAGGGTTTATTTTCTTTAAGAGAAGACAACAGCCTCTTTAATTCCCAAGTCAACAGGCAGGGAACAGTAatacagaccaggtgcaggcaggtggaattagtttagattggcattgtgtttggtgcAGA is a window of Rhinoraja longicauda isolate Sanriku21f chromosome 8, sRhiLon1.1, whole genome shotgun sequence DNA encoding:
- the LOC144595769 gene encoding DNA replication licensing factor MCM6-like; amino-acid sequence: MDVGEAGAAGAAGQQLKDELAEKCQKLFQDFLEEFQNSDGEVKYLHDAEELIRPERNTLAVSFVDLELYNQQLATTIQEEFYRVYPHLCRAVRNFARDHGNIPQNKEFYVAIQDLPARHKIRELTSARIGTLLRISGQVVRTHPVHPELVSGTFMCLDCQTVIKDVEQQFKYTQPNICRNPVCANRRRFMLDTNKSRFVDFQKVRIQETQAELPRGSIPRSVEVILRAEAVESAQAGDRCDFTGMLIVVPDVSQLVTPGVRAETGSRVGGADGYETEGVRGLRALGVRDLSYKLAFLACYVAQTNPRFGGKELREEEQTAESIKNQMTVQEWEKVFEMSQDKNLYHNLCSSLFPTIFGNDEVKRGVLLMLFGGVPKTTLERTSLRGDINVCIVGDPSTAKSQFLKHVEEFSPRAVYTSGKASTAAGLTAAVVRDEESHEFVIEAGALMLADNGVCCIDEFDKMDTRDQVSIHEAMEQQTISITKAGVKATLNARTSILAAANPVGGRYDRSKSLKQNVNLTAPIMSRFDLFFILVDECNEVTDYAIARRIVDLHSRIQDSVDRIYSLDDIRRYLLFARQFRPKISKESEDFIVEQYRRLRQRDGSGVTKSAWRITVRQLESMIRLSESMARMHCCDEVQPKHVKEAFRLLNKSIIRVETPDVNFDQDDEGVEEMEQEVQEGVNDHSDIPNGINGVGVHSEDGIKEDIPKSALRLSFLEYRKISNLLVIHLRKLEEEDDDASPKKSELVNWYLKEIESEIESEEQLINKKRLIEKVIYRLIHYDHILIELKQTSLKSRKGEGDEVLDQDLYLVVNPNYTLED